One genomic window of Pseudoxanthomonas sp. includes the following:
- a CDS encoding metal/formaldehyde-sensitive transcriptional repressor, translating into MPHSPTEKKRVLTRLRRIRGQTEALERALEAGAECGPVLQQIAAIRGAVNGLMSEVLEAHMRETFGHPADGEAQREARVAEMTGLVRSYLK; encoded by the coding sequence ATGCCCCATTCGCCCACCGAAAAGAAACGTGTCCTGACCCGCCTGCGCCGGATCCGCGGGCAGACCGAGGCTTTGGAGCGCGCGCTGGAAGCCGGTGCCGAGTGCGGCCCGGTGCTGCAGCAGATCGCCGCCATCCGTGGTGCGGTCAACGGCCTGATGTCCGAGGTGCTGGAAGCCCATATGCGTGAAACCTTCGGCCATCCCGCCGACGGCGAGGCCCAGCGCGAGGCGCGCGTGGCCGAAATGACCGGGTTGGTGCGGTCCTATCTCAAATAA
- a CDS encoding S-(hydroxymethyl)glutathione dehydrogenase/class III alcohol dehydrogenase: MKSRAAVAFGPGKPLEIVEIDVAPPKAGEVLVKITHTGVCHTDAFTLSGDDPEGLFPAVLGHEGAGIVVEVGEGVTSVKPGDHVIPLYTAECGECLFCKSGKTNLCTSVRATQGKGVMPDGTTRFSYNGEPIYHYMGCSTFSEYTVVAEVSLAKINPEANPQHVCLLGCGVTTGIGAVHNTAKVQEGDSVAVFGLGGIGLAVIQGARQAKAGRIFAIDTNPSKFELAKQFGATDCVNPKDYDKPIQQVIVEMTTWGVDHTFECIGNVNVMRAALECAHRGWGQSVIIGVAGAGQEISTRPFQLVTGRRWLGTAFGGVKGRSQLPGMVEDAMKGDIELAPFVTHSLPLEEINEAFDLMHEGKSIRTVISY; this comes from the coding sequence ATGAAATCCCGTGCCGCCGTTGCGTTCGGTCCCGGCAAGCCGCTGGAGATCGTCGAGATCGATGTCGCCCCGCCCAAGGCTGGCGAAGTGCTGGTCAAGATCACCCATACCGGCGTCTGCCACACCGACGCCTTCACCCTGTCCGGTGACGACCCGGAAGGCCTATTCCCGGCCGTGCTGGGCCACGAAGGCGCCGGCATCGTGGTCGAAGTCGGCGAGGGCGTGACCAGCGTCAAGCCGGGTGACCACGTCATTCCGCTGTACACCGCCGAATGTGGTGAATGCCTGTTCTGCAAGTCGGGCAAGACCAACCTATGTACCTCGGTGCGTGCCACCCAGGGCAAGGGCGTGATGCCCGACGGCACCACGCGCTTCTCCTACAACGGCGAGCCGATCTACCACTACATGGGCTGCTCGACCTTCAGCGAGTACACCGTGGTGGCCGAAGTCTCGCTGGCCAAGATCAACCCGGAAGCCAATCCCCAGCACGTGTGCCTGCTCGGTTGCGGCGTCACCACCGGCATCGGCGCGGTCCACAACACCGCCAAGGTCCAGGAAGGCGATTCGGTGGCCGTGTTCGGCCTGGGCGGCATCGGCCTGGCGGTGATCCAGGGCGCGCGCCAAGCCAAGGCCGGGCGCATCTTCGCCATCGACACCAATCCGTCCAAATTCGAGTTGGCCAAGCAGTTCGGCGCCACCGACTGCGTCAACCCGAAGGACTACGACAAGCCGATCCAGCAGGTCATCGTCGAGATGACCACCTGGGGTGTGGACCACACCTTCGAGTGCATCGGCAACGTCAACGTCATGCGCGCCGCGCTGGAATGCGCACACCGTGGCTGGGGCCAGAGCGTGATCATCGGCGTGGCCGGTGCGGGCCAGGAAATCTCGACCCGCCCGTTCCAGCTGGTCACCGGACGCCGTTGGCTGGGCACCGCCTTCGGTGGCGTGAAGGGCCGTAGCCAGTTGCCGGGCATGGTCGAGGACGCCATGAAGGGCGATATCGAACTGGCGCCGTTCGTCACCCACAGTTTGCCGCTTGAAGAGATCAACGAGGCCTTCGACCTGATGCATGAAGGCAAGTCGATTCGTACGGTGATTTCCTACTGA